Proteins found in one Terribacillus sp. DMT04 genomic segment:
- the lysS gene encoding lysine--tRNA ligase: protein MSEELNDQMQVRREKMEQLMNQGYNPFGARFERTHQSEELVAAYDSFSKEELEEKKAEVTIAGRLMTKRGKGKAGFAHLQDLSGQIQLYIRKDQVGEEAYELFSSADLGDIVGVTGVMFKTNVGELSVKATSFDLLSKALRPLPDKFHGLTDIEQRYRQRYLDLIVNPESKQTFITRSKIIQSIRRYLDDIGYLEVETPLMHSIPGGAAARPFITHHNALDIPLYMRIAIELHLKRLIVGGLEKVYEIGRVFRNEGVSTRHNPEFTMLELYEAYGDMDTIMELTENLIAHVAKDVLGKTVIPYGEHEINLEPEWKRLHMADAVKEHTGADFWKHMSDDEAKALAKEHGIEIKDTMTFGHILNEFFEQRVEEKLIQPTFIYGHPVEISPLAKKNPEDERFTDRFEVFIVGREHGNAFSELNDPIDQRERFEAQLKEKEQGNDEAHEMDEDFLESLEYGMPPTGGLGIGIDRLIMLLTNAPSIRDVLLFPQMRNRS from the coding sequence ATGAGTGAAGAATTAAACGATCAGATGCAGGTGCGTCGTGAAAAGATGGAACAGCTCATGAACCAAGGTTATAATCCGTTCGGTGCCAGGTTCGAGCGCACGCATCAATCTGAAGAACTCGTAGCAGCTTATGATTCTTTCAGTAAGGAAGAACTAGAAGAGAAGAAGGCAGAAGTAACAATTGCCGGCCGTCTGATGACGAAACGAGGAAAAGGGAAAGCGGGCTTTGCTCACTTACAGGACTTGAGTGGACAGATTCAGCTTTATATACGTAAAGATCAGGTTGGAGAAGAAGCGTACGAGCTATTCAGCAGTGCTGACCTAGGTGATATCGTAGGAGTAACTGGTGTTATGTTCAAGACAAATGTAGGAGAGCTTTCTGTTAAGGCAACATCCTTCGATCTTTTGTCTAAAGCACTTCGCCCGCTTCCGGACAAGTTCCATGGTCTGACAGACATTGAACAGCGCTACCGCCAGCGTTATCTGGATTTGATTGTTAACCCGGAATCAAAGCAGACATTCATCACTCGCAGTAAAATCATTCAAAGCATCCGTCGTTATTTGGATGATATCGGATACTTAGAAGTCGAAACGCCACTTATGCACAGCATTCCAGGCGGAGCGGCAGCTCGTCCGTTCATCACACATCACAATGCACTCGATATTCCACTATACATGCGTATAGCTATAGAGCTGCATCTAAAACGTTTGATTGTTGGCGGATTAGAAAAAGTCTATGAAATCGGACGTGTATTCCGTAATGAAGGTGTGTCTACGCGCCATAACCCGGAATTTACAATGCTGGAGCTATATGAAGCTTATGGTGATATGGATACAATCATGGAGTTAACAGAGAATCTGATTGCCCATGTAGCAAAAGATGTACTTGGCAAAACAGTCATTCCTTATGGGGAGCATGAAATCAACCTAGAGCCGGAGTGGAAACGACTTCACATGGCAGATGCAGTAAAAGAACACACAGGTGCAGACTTCTGGAAGCACATGAGTGACGATGAAGCAAAAGCTTTGGCAAAAGAGCATGGTATTGAAATAAAAGATACAATGACATTCGGTCATATCTTGAATGAATTCTTCGAGCAGCGTGTAGAGGAGAAGCTGATTCAGCCTACATTCATTTACGGACATCCAGTAGAGATTTCTCCATTGGCGAAGAAAAATCCAGAGGATGAGCGTTTCACAGACCGTTTTGAAGTATTTATTGTAGGGAGAGAGCATGGAAATGCATTCTCCGAATTAAATGATCCGATTGATCAGCGTGAACGATTTGAAGCGCAGTTAAAAGAAAAAGAACAAGGTAACGACGAAGCTCATGAAATGGATGAGGACTTCTTAGAATCTCTTGAATACGGTATGCCGCCAACTGGTGGGTTAGGTATCGGGATTGATCGCTTGATCATGCTGCTAACAAATGCGCCGTCTATCCGGGACGTACTGCTATTCCCGCAAATGCGTAACCGTTCTTAA